One part of the Phoenix dactylifera cultivar Barhee BC4 chromosome 4, palm_55x_up_171113_PBpolish2nd_filt_p, whole genome shotgun sequence genome encodes these proteins:
- the LOC103697626 gene encoding scopoletin glucosyltransferase-like, with protein MGSATRDLHILFFPFSAPGHIIPIVDLAKLFASRGVKTSILTTPGNAPSIQLSIDQVNDSSTLRHPIALYLLPFPSTEAGLPTGCENVSSITSANLDTRVKFVRAFELLRQPFARVLRELLPDAVVTDTFLPWTQDVAAELDVPRLVFHGTSLFSLCASDSIDRFKVLDSVPPGSAQSFVLPGLPHRIEMQRSQFRDSSKMPGFTVFFDRIRISEERSYGVVANSYYELEPDYAEHYRKVVGRRLWNVGPVSLCNRNEIEKSRRGDETSIDCSQCLSWLNTKKPGSVVYICFGSMYKLPIAQIREIALGLEASDAPFILVVRDVRGNDSDWLPEGFEEEVVGRGKGLIIRGWAPQLLILNHEAVGGFVTHCGWNSCLEGVSAGVPMITWPMFAEQFLNERLIVDVLKVGVGVGVKEYVDIAAERRVVAGEEIRRAVGRVMDGGEEAEEMRRRARELAEMGRRAVEEGGSSYADVGELIQELIGRRKTTGTE; from the coding sequence ATGGGCTCAGCCACTCGAGACCTCCACATCCTTTTCTTCCCCTTCTCGGCCCCAGGCCACATTATCCCCATCGTCGACTTGGCCAAGCTCTTCGCCTCCCGCGGCGTCAAAACCAGCATCCTCACCACCCCGGGCAACGCCCCCTCCATCCAACTCTCCATCGACCAAGTCAATGACTCCTCCACCCTCCGCCACCCCATCGCCCTctacctcctccccttcccctcCACCGAGGCCGGCCTCCCCACTGGCTGCGAGAACGTGAGCTCCATCACCTCCGCCAATCTCGACACGCGGGTCAAATTCGTCCGGGCATTCGAGCTCCTCCGTCAGCCTTTCGCCCGAGTCCTTAGAGAGTTACTCCCCGACGCCGTCGTAACCGACACCTTCCTTCCCTGGACCCAAGACGTCGCCGCCGAGCTTGACGTGCCGCGCCTCGTGTTCCACGGCACCAGCCTCTTCTCCCTCTGCGCCTCCGATAGCATAGACCGCTTCAAAGTCCTCGACTCCGTCCCGCCCGGCAGCGCCCAGTCCTTTGTCCTTCCCGGCCTCCCCCACCGGATCGAGATGCAGAGATCCCAATTCCGGGACTCAAGCAAGATGCCCGGATTTACGGTGTTTTTCGACCGGATCAGGATTTCCGAGGAGCGGAGCTATGGCGTCGTGGCCAATAGCTACTACGAGCTAGAGCCGGATTACGCCGAACATTATAGAAAGGTGGTAGGTAGAAGGTTGTGGAACGTCGGCCCGGTGTCACTCTGCAACAGAAATGAGATCGAGAAGTCTCGGAGGGGAGATGAGACTTCCATCGATTGCAGCCAGTGTTTGAGCTGGTTGAACACCAAGAAACCGGGCTCGGTGGTCTACATTTGTTTTGGGAGCATGTACAAATTACCCATAGCACAAATCAGAGAGATTGCTTTGGGTCTCGAGGCCTCGGACGCACCGTTTATTTTGGTGGTGAGAGATGTCCGCGGAAATGACTCGGACTGGCTGCCAGAAGGGTTCGAGGAGGAAGTGGTGGGAAGGGGGAAGGGACTGATAATAAGAGGATGGGCGCCGCAGCTACTTATATTGAATCATGAGGCTGTGGGGGGATTTGTGACGCACTGCGGCTGGAATTCTTGCTTGGAGGGTGTGAGCGCCGGGGTGCCGATGATCACTTGGCCGATGTTCGCCGAGCAGTTTCTTAACGAGAGGTTGATAGTGGATGTGTTGAAGGTTGGGGTTGGGGTCGGTGTGAAGGAGTACGTAGATATTGCTGCGGAAAGGAGGGTGGTGGCGGGGGAGGAGATAAGGAGGGCGGTGGGGAGGGTTATGGACGGGGGAGAAGAGGCGGAGGAGATGCGGAGGAGAGCGAGGGAGCTCGCGGAGATGGGAAGGAGGGCAGTGGAGGAGGGTGGATCGTCTTATGCCGACGTGGGGGAGCTTATCCAGGAGTtgattgggaggaggaagacaaCTGGGACAGAATAG